The proteins below are encoded in one region of Saccharomyces kudriavzevii IFO 1802 strain IFO1802 genome assembly, chromosome: 5:
- the CAJ1 gene encoding Caj1p (similar to Saccharomyces cerevisiae CAJ1 (YER048C); ancestral locus Anc_7.217), which produces MVKETEYYDILGIKPDATSTEIKKAYRRKAMETHPDKHPDDPDAQAKFQAVGEAYQVLSDPGLRSKYDEFGKEDAVPQQGFEDASEYFTAIFGGDGFKDWIGEFSLFKELNEATEMFGKEEEESTASASTNKADEKADGGMVKHDANKADSLKKDKLSKEQREKLLEMEKKRREDMMKQVDELTEKLNEKISRYLIAVKSNNLEEFTRKLDQEIEDLKLESFGLELLYLLARVYKTKANNFIMSKRTYGFSKIFTGTRDNARSVKSAYNLLSTGLEAQKAMEKMSEVNPDELDQYERAKFESTMAGKALGVMWAMSKFELERKLKDVCNKILNDKKIPSKERIAKAKAMLFIAQKFASARRSPEEAEEARVFEELILGEQEKEHKKQSVTR; this is translated from the coding sequence GCTACTTCTACTGAAATTAAGAAGGCCTACCGTAGGAAGGCCATGGAGACACATCCGGATAAGCATCCTGATGATCCTGACGCTCAGGCAAAGTTTCAAGCGGTAGGTGAAGCATACCAAGTCCTGAGTGATCCAGGGCTTCGTTCTAAGTATGACGAATTTGGGAAGGAGGATGCTGTCCCACAACAAGGGTTCGAGGATGCTTCCGAATACTTCACTGCGATATTTGGTGGTGACGGCTTCAAGGACTGGATTGGAGAATTCTCTCTATTTAAAGAGCTGAACGAAGCCACAGAAATGTTCGGaaaggaagaggaggaaagCACCGCATCCGCTAGCACTAACAAGGCTGATGAGAAAGCAGATGGCGGAATGGTTAAGCACGACGCTAATAAGGCTGATTCTCTAAAGAAAGATAAACTATCCAAGGAACAGAGAGAGAAGCTActggaaatggaaaaaaaaagacgaGAAGATATGATGAAACAAGTTGATGAGTTGACGGAGAAACTGAACGAGAAAATCTCTAGGTATCTAATTGCCGTCAAGTCCAATAATTTAGAGGAATTCACGCGGAAGTTagatcaagaaattgaggaTTTGAAACTGGAAAGCTTTGGTCTAGAGTTGTTGTACTTACTGGCCAGGGTTTATAAGACAAAGGCAAACAATTTTATCATGTCTAAGAGGACTTATgggttttccaaaattttcacaGGTACGCGTGACAACGCCAGATCCGTTAAATCAGCGTATAATTTATTATCGACAGGACTAGAGGCCCAGAAGGCCATGGAAAAAATGAGCGAGGTCAATCCTGATGAGCTAGACCAATATGAACGTGCCAAGTTTGAATCTACAATGGCTGGTAAGGCGCTTGGTGTCATGTGGGCCATGTCCAAGTTTGAGCTCGAAAGAAAACTGAAAGACGTTTGCAATAAGATTCTAAATGATAAGAAGATTCCTTCCAAGGAACGTATTGCAAAGGCAAAAGCAATGTTATTCATTGCCCAGAAGTTTGCCAGTGCTAGGAGGTCACCAGAGGAAGCCGAGGAGGCTAGAGTGTTTGAAGAGTTAATTCTCGGCGAGCAAGAGAAGGAGCACAAGAAACAGAGCGTGACCAGATGA